The proteins below come from a single Clostridiales bacterium genomic window:
- a CDS encoding SAM-dependent methyltransferase has translation MKIARHWKEYQIIATGDGQKLERWGNVILLRPDPQVIWRAEIDMQNYPGLNAVYIRNNSGGGRWHVKKQFSDSWTIKYKDYVFLVKPTGFKHTGIFPEQAVNWDMMEELIKRRGGGPKILNLFAYTGAASVVCAASGAKVTHVDAAKGMVERAKQNAGLNNLNNIRYIIDDCLKFVNREIKRENVYDAIIMDPPSYGRGPNGEMWKLQDSLFDLALRCAELLSPKPLFYLINSYTTGLQPSVMANILKMATKQFKGRIEAYEIGLPAQDDLVLPCGASAVFIGD, from the coding sequence ATGAAAATCGCGCGGCATTGGAAAGAATATCAAATAATCGCGACGGGCGACGGGCAAAAGCTGGAGCGTTGGGGCAATGTGATTTTGCTCCGTCCCGATCCCCAGGTTATTTGGCGCGCAGAAATTGATATGCAAAACTACCCCGGTCTTAACGCCGTATATATAAGAAACAACAGCGGCGGCGGCAGGTGGCATGTCAAAAAACAATTTAGCGATAGCTGGACAATAAAGTATAAAGACTATGTTTTTTTGGTTAAGCCCACGGGCTTTAAGCACACCGGGATTTTTCCCGAGCAGGCTGTCAATTGGGACATGATGGAAGAGCTTATAAAAAGGCGCGGCGGCGGGCCCAAAATCCTTAATCTTTTCGCTTATACGGGCGCGGCCAGCGTAGTTTGCGCCGCCTCGGGCGCTAAGGTAACACATGTGGACGCGGCCAAAGGCATGGTTGAGCGCGCCAAACAAAACGCGGGATTGAATAACCTAAACAATATAAGATATATAATTGACGACTGTCTAAAGTTTGTAAACCGCGAAATAAAGAGAGAGAATGTTTACGACGCCATAATTATGGACCCGCCGTCTTACGGCCGAGGCCCAAACGGCGAGATGTGGAAGCTGCAAGACTCTCTTTTTGATTTGGCGCTTCGTTGCGCCGAGCTTTTGTCCCCAAAGCCTTTGTTTTATTTGATAAATAGCTACACGACGGGCTTGCAGCCCTCTGTCATGGCTAACATCCTAAAAATGGCGACCAAACAATTTAAAGGGCGCATAGAAGCCTACGAAATAGGGCTGCCCGCCCAGGATGATTTGGTATTGCCCTGCGGAGCGAGCGCCGTATTTATCGGAGATTGA